The following proteins are encoded in a genomic region of Verrucomicrobiota bacterium:
- a CDS encoding response regulator transcription factor, translating to MNAADHPTILIIDDEKCIRDALRMLLRKNFDVHCAEDVPSGLLEFTECQPDLVIIDYYMPGENGIQGITRLRQSDPHVPILFLTGFADDETLERATEAGATGFMRKPFDIAGMHGTIRQFIGQKAAA from the coding sequence ATGAATGCCGCCGACCACCCAACGATTCTAATTATCGACGACGAGAAGTGCATCCGCGATGCCCTTCGCATGCTTCTTCGGAAAAATTTCGATGTGCATTGCGCCGAGGATGTTCCGAGTGGCCTGCTCGAGTTCACGGAGTGCCAGCCTGACTTGGTCATCATCGATTACTACATGCCCGGGGAAAACGGCATTCAAGGGATCACCCGTCTTCGTCAGAGTGATCCTCACGTTCCCATTCTCTTCCTGACCGGTTTTGCCGACGACGAAACCCTGGAACGGGCGACCGAGGCGGGGGCCACTGGCTTCATGCGCAAACCCTTCGACATCGCAGGCATGCACGGCACCATCCGCCAGTTCATCGGTCAAAAAGCCGCAGCCTAA
- the ahcY gene encoding adenosylhomocysteinase, with product MTTTTEAIQDYKVRDIGLADFGRKEIEIAESEMPGLIATREKYAADKPLQGVRIMGSLHMTIQTAVLIETLDALGADVRWCSCNIFSTQDHAAAAIAARGIPVFAWKGETLEEYWWCTNKALRWPDGSGPQLIVDDGGDATLLIHKGYELENGSDWVETPSGSKEEGVIKDLLKEIHAETPQRWHGVVPEWKGVSEETTTGVHRLYEMLKKDSLLVPAINVNDSVTKSKFDNLYGCRESLVDGIKRATDVMISGKVGVVCGYGDVGKGCAQALRAQGAQVVVTEVDPICALQAAMEGFRVLTLEDTLGWGDIYVTTTGNFDIIRADHMEKMKDQAIVCNIGHFDNEIQVDKLEALNGVTKTNIKPQVDKYTFQAGNSIFLLAEGRLVNLGCATGHPSFVMSNSFTNQVLAQLELWATKDSGEISVKVLPKHLDEEVARLHLEKIGCKLTELSPAQADYIGVSPEGPFKTEHYRY from the coding sequence CATCGGCCTTGCCGATTTTGGTCGCAAAGAAATTGAAATCGCCGAGAGCGAGATGCCCGGGCTGATCGCCACGCGCGAGAAGTATGCCGCCGACAAGCCTCTCCAAGGGGTCCGCATCATGGGGTCGCTCCACATGACCATCCAAACCGCCGTCCTCATCGAGACCTTGGACGCTCTCGGGGCCGACGTCCGCTGGTGCTCTTGCAACATCTTCTCGACCCAGGATCATGCCGCGGCCGCCATTGCCGCCCGGGGCATTCCTGTCTTTGCCTGGAAGGGAGAGACCTTGGAGGAATACTGGTGGTGCACCAACAAAGCGCTCCGCTGGCCGGACGGGAGCGGGCCGCAACTGATCGTCGACGATGGGGGAGATGCTACGCTCCTCATCCACAAAGGCTATGAGCTCGAAAACGGCTCCGACTGGGTCGAGACTCCCTCCGGATCCAAAGAAGAAGGCGTCATCAAGGACCTCCTGAAAGAAATCCACGCGGAGACCCCCCAGCGCTGGCATGGCGTGGTTCCCGAATGGAAAGGCGTCTCCGAAGAAACCACCACCGGAGTCCATCGGCTCTACGAGATGCTCAAAAAAGACAGCCTGCTGGTGCCCGCCATCAATGTGAATGACTCGGTCACCAAATCCAAATTCGATAACCTGTATGGCTGTCGCGAGTCCTTGGTCGACGGCATCAAGCGCGCCACCGATGTCATGATTTCCGGAAAGGTGGGCGTGGTCTGCGGTTATGGTGATGTCGGCAAGGGCTGCGCCCAGGCCCTCCGAGCCCAAGGAGCCCAAGTGGTGGTGACCGAGGTCGATCCCATCTGCGCACTCCAAGCCGCCATGGAGGGCTTCCGCGTCCTCACGCTCGAAGACACCCTCGGCTGGGGGGACATTTACGTCACCACGACCGGGAACTTCGACATCATCCGAGCCGACCACATGGAAAAAATGAAGGACCAAGCCATCGTTTGCAACATTGGCCACTTCGACAATGAAATTCAAGTCGACAAGCTGGAAGCGCTCAATGGGGTCACCAAAACCAACATCAAACCTCAGGTCGACAAATACACCTTCCAGGCCGGGAACAGCATCTTTTTGCTGGCAGAGGGTCGCCTGGTGAATCTCGGCTGCGCCACAGGCCACCCCAGCTTCGTCATGTCGAACAGCTTCACCAACCAGGTCCTGGCCCAGCTAGAGCTTTGGGCGACCAAGGACAGCGGGGAGATTTCAGTGAAAGTCTTGCCCAAGCACCTCGATGAAGAAGTGGCCCGCCTCCACCTCGAAAAGATCGGCTGCAAGTTGACTGAACTCAGCCCAGCGCAGGCGGATTACATTGGCGTCTCTCCGGAAGGTCCGTTCAAAACGGAGCACTACCGTTATTGA